Proteins from one Bdellovibrio svalbardensis genomic window:
- a CDS encoding glycosyltransferase family 4 protein — protein MTDNFPPEVNAPATRTFEHCRFWAKNGIEVTVITCFPNFPSGKVFPGYTNRLYQSEYIDGVRVVRVWSYMTANEGFLKRVLDYLSFALLSFIAGLFIKTDLIVATSPQFFTTWSGYLLSKLKRKPWIFELRDIWPESIKSVGAVGSDRIIGLLEKIELFLYRDADKIVAVTDSFKENLTRRGITSQKIEIITNGVDLSHFQPQPKPQNLLNSLELNGKWIVGYIGTHGMAHNLDFILNSISELKDSSIHFLFIGDGAMKASLKQQAQDLKLKNVTFLDAVPKDQIPHYISLIDVALVSLRKSETFKGVLPSKIFENAAMRKPILLGVDGEARNLIEKYQSGLFYEPENRQQFISTLAQIKQPEIYEQLANGASKLAQNYDRNQLALRMMNIFKELS, from the coding sequence CTGACCGACAATTTCCCGCCAGAGGTAAACGCACCTGCCACTAGAACATTTGAACACTGTCGTTTTTGGGCTAAAAATGGGATTGAAGTCACTGTTATCACCTGCTTCCCCAATTTCCCCTCAGGAAAAGTATTCCCAGGATATACAAATAGATTATATCAATCCGAGTACATTGATGGGGTTCGCGTTGTCCGCGTCTGGTCTTATATGACCGCCAACGAGGGGTTCCTCAAGCGGGTTTTAGACTACCTCAGCTTTGCTTTGTTATCATTTATTGCGGGCCTTTTCATAAAAACAGACCTTATTGTTGCTACATCTCCACAATTTTTCACAACATGGAGCGGCTATCTACTCTCTAAGTTAAAAAGAAAACCTTGGATTTTTGAACTCCGTGATATTTGGCCCGAGTCGATCAAAAGCGTAGGCGCCGTCGGTTCTGATAGAATCATCGGTCTCTTAGAAAAAATAGAACTCTTTTTATACCGTGATGCCGATAAAATCGTTGCGGTAACTGATTCCTTCAAAGAAAATCTCACTCGCAGAGGAATTACCTCTCAAAAGATCGAAATCATAACCAATGGCGTCGATTTAAGTCATTTTCAACCTCAACCCAAACCCCAGAATCTTCTGAACAGCCTCGAACTTAACGGTAAATGGATTGTCGGATATATCGGTACTCACGGAATGGCTCATAATTTAGATTTTATTCTGAATTCCATATCAGAGCTCAAAGATTCCAGTATTCACTTTCTCTTTATCGGCGACGGAGCAATGAAAGCTTCCCTGAAACAACAAGCACAGGATTTAAAGCTTAAAAATGTTACATTTTTGGATGCCGTCCCAAAAGATCAGATCCCGCACTATATCTCTTTGATTGATGTCGCCCTCGTTTCTCTGCGAAAATCAGAAACATTCAAAGGAGTTTTGCCATCTAAGATCTTTGAAAATGCCGCGATGAGAAAACCTATTCTCCTAGGTGTTGATGGAGAAGCTCGAAATCTCATAGAAAAATATCAAAGTGGTTTGTTTTATGAGCCAGAAAACAGGCAACAATTTATTTCAACACTGGCCCAGATCAAGCAGCCAGAAATTTACGAACAACTTGCAAATGGGGCTAGCAAATTGGCTCAGAATTACGATCGAAATCAACTCGCCCTGAGAATGATGAATATATTTAAAGAACTGAGTTAA
- a CDS encoding MraY family glycosyltransferase, protein MIFYTVLPFLTSLAIAVFSIPIIIRVADLKHLMDEPDSERKIHSKKTPTLGGIAIFAGTTFAFSSFSDFLRTDEIHFMIPALVLLFFAGVKDDILLLAPWKKLSVQIGCAALLTVLGNLRLTNLWGMFEIGAISEPTGIVLTIIIIVSLINAFNLIDGANGLAGGLGLISSIFFGVWFALTNSFSLSTLAFSLAGALLGFLFFNFNHAKIFMGDTGSMIIGFIISILAIKFIEGNRMPGVENSALYIKAAPGVAIAAVLIPLLDMTRVFIYRLFKKRNPFSADRNHIHHLLIDMGLSHVKVSVTLYAASLFFLGVALYLRNLRSMDLVIILVLLSSFLKLSVIASRRYCCSSHKNQLVR, encoded by the coding sequence ATGATTTTCTATACAGTCTTACCATTTTTAACCTCGCTTGCTATCGCGGTATTTTCAATTCCAATTATCATCCGCGTTGCTGATCTCAAGCATCTTATGGATGAGCCAGATTCCGAGAGAAAAATTCATAGCAAAAAAACACCAACACTTGGTGGAATTGCTATTTTTGCAGGAACCACTTTTGCTTTCTCGTCTTTCTCAGATTTCTTAAGAACTGATGAAATTCACTTCATGATTCCGGCCTTGGTTTTGCTGTTTTTTGCTGGCGTTAAAGATGATATCCTTCTTTTAGCCCCTTGGAAGAAGCTCTCCGTACAAATTGGATGTGCGGCTTTATTAACAGTTTTGGGAAATCTGCGCCTAACAAACCTTTGGGGAATGTTTGAAATTGGGGCGATCTCAGAGCCAACTGGAATTGTTCTAACCATTATTATCATCGTTTCGCTTATAAATGCATTTAACCTCATTGATGGCGCCAATGGGCTTGCCGGCGGTCTCGGCCTGATATCAAGTATCTTTTTTGGAGTTTGGTTCGCGCTTACAAATTCATTTTCGCTTTCAACCCTGGCTTTCTCATTAGCTGGCGCACTACTTGGCTTCCTTTTCTTTAACTTCAATCACGCGAAGATCTTCATGGGCGATACCGGCTCCATGATCATTGGGTTTATCATATCTATCCTGGCAATTAAATTTATTGAGGGAAATCGCATGCCCGGAGTTGAAAACTCAGCACTTTATATCAAGGCAGCGCCTGGAGTTGCCATCGCGGCTGTTTTGATTCCACTGCTTGATATGACGCGTGTTTTCATTTATCGCCTATTTAAGAAGCGCAATCCTTTCTCTGCCGATAGAAACCACATTCATCATTTACTTATTGACATGGGACTCTCTCATGTCAAAGTCTCAGTGACTCTCTACGCAGCATCTCTTTTTTTCTTGGGCGTCGCCCTCTATTTAAGAAATTTGCGCTCTATGGACTTAGTCATTATCCTCGTGCTCCTTTCATCTTTTTTAAAACTCTCTGTCATTGCATCCAGAAGATACTGCTGCTCTTCTCATAAGAACCAGCTTGTTCGATAA
- a CDS encoding O-antigen ligase family protein: MLSFVLAIYIRFQKTKKISAGLFIEKLGLANVCILVWIVANLIGYSQNSPMQKDQWDDILSLRWILSFYSFVTLGRYISFNNKVIANGFFALTVLLILSIVWQYYHPMGDNLYGGIERLRGFYHNPNHFSLAIILPLAFILAWEVVNITSERTFNKKNIFTILIFSLVTYGTFTRSAWIGVAATLFALFVLIKNSKFKLSLLTLPFLFLIFFLFNIFSFKERLMYSFQIEKGNSSALRLQIWNVNWNIFKDHPFFGVGFYENVRLVPEYYTKLGLSGETFVSHAHNQFLQILAGSGLVGFIAYCSAFTLGIALFFKSYKSSRDLTDRKVALGGLLVLIAYLASGLTECPMMLHESRAYLLLFVGMCTGYTLEIQHSFKVK, from the coding sequence GTGTTAAGTTTTGTACTTGCGATTTACATCAGATTTCAAAAAACAAAAAAAATAAGCGCGGGCCTTTTCATTGAAAAACTAGGGCTGGCTAATGTTTGTATTTTAGTTTGGATCGTCGCAAACCTTATTGGCTACTCACAAAATTCACCAATGCAAAAAGACCAATGGGATGATATTTTAAGCTTACGCTGGATCTTGTCCTTTTATTCATTTGTCACACTTGGTAGATACATTTCTTTCAACAACAAAGTAATCGCTAACGGATTCTTCGCACTAACTGTACTTCTCATCTTATCTATTGTCTGGCAGTACTACCACCCAATGGGAGACAATTTATACGGTGGCATTGAGCGTTTACGTGGTTTCTATCATAATCCAAATCACTTCTCACTGGCAATCATCCTACCGTTGGCATTCATCCTAGCCTGGGAGGTCGTCAACATCACTTCTGAAAGAACTTTCAATAAGAAAAATATTTTTACAATACTCATTTTTTCTTTAGTTACCTATGGAACATTTACTCGCAGTGCTTGGATTGGCGTGGCCGCAACTCTTTTCGCCCTCTTTGTTTTAATCAAAAATAGTAAATTCAAGCTGAGCCTCTTGACACTTCCCTTTTTATTCTTGATCTTTTTCTTATTTAATATTTTTAGCTTTAAAGAAAGACTGATGTACTCATTCCAAATTGAGAAGGGCAACTCCTCCGCTCTTCGCCTACAAATTTGGAATGTAAATTGGAACATTTTTAAAGACCACCCATTTTTCGGGGTTGGTTTTTATGAGAATGTTCGTCTAGTTCCTGAATACTATACAAAGCTTGGGTTAAGTGGTGAAACCTTCGTTTCACATGCACACAACCAGTTTCTACAAATTTTGGCTGGCAGTGGATTAGTTGGCTTCATCGCTTATTGTTCCGCATTTACTCTCGGAATAGCTCTGTTTTTCAAATCATACAAATCATCGAGGGATCTAACCGATCGAAAGGTCGCACTTGGGGGGCTTTTGGTACTTATCGCCTATCTTGCAAGCGGCCTAACGGAATGTCCGATGATGCTTCATGAATCCAGAGCCTACTTACTGCTGTTTGTTGGTATGTGCACCGGGTATACTTTGGAAATACAGCACTCTTTTAAGGTAAAATAG
- a CDS encoding glycosyltransferase — translation MKTQHLVFLTEHLSYGGAEVVLVEYLQGIDLSKYDATLVIRDDLGDKNFLLSSIPTGIQVIHLFGAEEVSQKIHVTSSFRKLLVARLKDILAKIDAPKIIIDFSPVLDKVTSKFKNENVILWMHGDKSHMGFMERTKYLLRIRHYKRIVVLCEEMREQMESLFPSLKRKLYIIPNPFNFDRIRTGANDINISATDQELMKNNYVVSVARLVPGKDFQTVIRAAKILKDRGIKYTHYIIGDGNLKNELQSLIDTFNLNDTIHLLGARKNPYPWIKNSLFFVHSAHREGFGLVIVEAMSLGKAVIASRCPVGPAEILGNGAYGKIYPMQDSIALADLIEEFLANPAEVVAFKEKSLQRANDFSIQNILPKLYKLLEEFE, via the coding sequence ATGAAAACACAGCATTTAGTTTTTCTAACAGAGCATCTATCATATGGCGGAGCTGAGGTCGTTCTTGTCGAATATCTTCAGGGCATTGACTTGTCAAAGTACGATGCTACTCTGGTCATTCGCGATGACTTGGGTGACAAGAACTTTCTTTTAAGTTCAATTCCCACTGGCATTCAAGTTATTCATCTTTTCGGTGCCGAGGAAGTGAGTCAAAAAATTCACGTGACCTCTTCGTTTCGGAAACTTCTGGTCGCTCGGTTGAAAGACATATTAGCAAAAATCGATGCCCCTAAAATCATTATCGACTTCTCGCCCGTCCTAGACAAGGTTACATCCAAATTTAAAAATGAAAACGTCATTCTTTGGATGCATGGCGATAAGTCTCATATGGGGTTCATGGAGCGCACAAAGTATTTGCTGAGAATTCGTCACTACAAAAGGATAGTGGTCCTTTGCGAAGAAATGAGGGAACAAATGGAGTCTCTTTTTCCTTCATTGAAAAGGAAACTTTATATCATTCCTAATCCCTTTAATTTCGACAGAATTAGAACTGGTGCCAACGACATAAATATTTCAGCGACAGATCAAGAACTGATGAAGAATAATTATGTAGTCTCAGTCGCACGACTAGTACCAGGTAAAGATTTTCAAACCGTCATCAGAGCCGCAAAGATACTCAAGGATAGAGGAATTAAATATACTCATTACATTATTGGCGATGGTAATTTAAAAAATGAACTGCAATCTTTAATAGACACTTTCAATCTAAATGACACTATTCATCTTTTAGGTGCACGAAAAAACCCATATCCATGGATTAAAAATTCGCTATTCTTTGTACACTCCGCCCACCGAGAAGGATTCGGCTTGGTTATTGTCGAAGCAATGAGCTTGGGAAAGGCAGTAATTGCCAGCCGATGCCCTGTGGGTCCTGCCGAAATTCTTGGAAATGGAGCTTATGGAAAAATATATCCAATGCAAGATTCGATTGCATTGGCAGATCTTATTGAAGAATTTCTGGCAAATCCCGCTGAAGTGGTAGCTTTTAAAGAAAAGTCACTTCAAAGAGCGAATGACTTCTCAATTCAAAATATTTTGCCAAAGCTTTATAAGCTACTTGAAGAGTTCGAATAG
- a CDS encoding acyltransferase family protein: protein MVDIKSVKSRLPELDILRVIAAVFVLLYHFTFREPLIHHIPPGTFPSLDIFTRYGFLGVQLFFIISGFVILMSAEKRSAKTFIASRAKRICPALWISCTLTFTLTLLFGAPIYHPTWSQYFINMTLLSDILREYPIDGAYWSIFVEIKFYLFIFLVLIFKGIKKIELIYFIWILAVTFFTILPGDQDKNLNFLLGSYAPYFAMGSIFYLWWQNRLSKISYATFLIAYILTILEGNHQISILNENLHQAYYSAWIYNLTIAAFLAIFFLILRGPIQVKENQITLKLGLLTYPLYLVHQYIGVIIMKGIGYSTSETLSVLIATTLVIGIAYLVLSVETLLTRKFWPI from the coding sequence ATGGTGGATATAAAATCTGTAAAGTCGCGTCTTCCCGAACTAGATATTCTTAGAGTCATAGCGGCAGTCTTCGTTTTGCTATATCATTTCACATTCAGAGAGCCTCTAATCCATCATATCCCTCCGGGAACTTTTCCTAGTTTGGATATATTCACGCGCTACGGATTCCTTGGTGTTCAACTTTTTTTCATCATTAGCGGCTTTGTCATCCTAATGTCTGCGGAAAAAAGATCGGCTAAGACATTCATAGCATCCAGAGCTAAACGTATTTGCCCTGCCTTGTGGATCTCTTGCACATTAACTTTTACTTTAACTTTGCTTTTCGGTGCTCCAATTTACCACCCGACCTGGTCTCAATATTTTATAAACATGACCTTACTTTCGGACATTCTTAGGGAATACCCGATTGATGGCGCCTATTGGTCCATTTTTGTTGAGATTAAGTTCTACCTTTTTATATTTTTGGTTCTGATTTTTAAAGGAATCAAAAAAATTGAACTGATTTATTTCATTTGGATCTTGGCCGTAACTTTCTTTACTATCTTGCCTGGTGACCAAGACAAGAACCTAAACTTCCTATTGGGAAGTTATGCACCTTATTTTGCCATGGGATCGATCTTCTATCTCTGGTGGCAAAATCGACTTTCAAAAATTTCTTATGCTACTTTTTTGATCGCCTATATTTTGACCATTCTCGAAGGCAATCATCAGATTTCGATCTTAAATGAGAACTTACACCAAGCCTATTACTCAGCTTGGATCTACAATCTTACGATAGCAGCCTTTCTGGCCATATTCTTCTTGATTTTACGTGGCCCTATTCAGGTCAAGGAAAATCAAATTACTCTTAAGTTGGGACTTCTTACATATCCTCTCTATCTTGTTCACCAGTATATTGGCGTAATAATCATGAAAGGCATTGGGTACTCGACTAGCGAGACTCTTTCAGTCCTGATTGCCACAACCCTCGTAATAGGAATCGCTTACTTGGTCTTGTCCGTTGAAACATTACTTACTAGGAAGTTCTGGCCTATATAG
- a CDS encoding MBOAT family O-acyltransferase has protein sequence MLFNSYSFIFLFLPITLLGYYLISKKQLQLWFLLLASLFFYCYWSTTYVFLLLFTVILDFYIARSIYRAQTQRARKILLLTSMICNLSILGFFKYFNFFAESINGLFTMAGQGAPLPYTHLILPIGISFYTFQSMSYVIDVYRKASDAHANLLEFAGYVTLFPHQISGPLVRHNNIVPQLEDAKTYVFHSDNFWRGMYFFIFGLSKKMLIADRIALVVDPLVNSMSMTSNLEALLAMLGYTVQLYFDFSGYSDMAVGLGLMMNIDFPQNFNSPYKSRSITEFWQRWHISLSSWLRDYLYISLGGNRQGSVKTYRNLFLTMAIGGLWHGANWTYLVWGCFHGVLLLIERFFKNLGVSLKRVPALSWAMTFILINIGWVFFRAPSVSTALMWIRKALFMTSQHSFDLTFIMARNKDRFFVALAVGLLAALLMKNTWQFSFKPSKRRALLLGFLLALCLTYMGEESPFLYFQF, from the coding sequence ATGTTATTTAATTCGTACTCCTTTATTTTCCTGTTTTTGCCTATCACCTTGTTGGGCTACTACCTGATCTCAAAAAAGCAATTACAGCTTTGGTTCCTGCTTTTAGCGAGTTTATTTTTCTATTGCTATTGGAGCACCACCTACGTCTTCTTGCTGCTTTTCACAGTGATCCTCGACTTCTATATTGCGCGCAGTATTTACCGAGCCCAAACTCAACGTGCGCGCAAAATACTTCTGCTGACTTCGATGATTTGCAATCTCAGCATTTTGGGATTTTTTAAGTACTTCAATTTCTTTGCGGAATCCATCAATGGTCTTTTCACCATGGCTGGGCAGGGCGCTCCGTTACCCTATACTCATCTGATTCTGCCGATCGGGATTTCGTTTTATACCTTCCAGTCGATGTCTTATGTGATCGACGTCTATCGTAAGGCTTCGGATGCTCATGCGAATCTTCTTGAATTCGCCGGTTACGTGACTTTGTTCCCGCATCAGATTTCGGGCCCGTTGGTTCGGCATAACAACATCGTTCCGCAGTTGGAAGACGCTAAGACTTATGTTTTTCATTCAGACAACTTCTGGCGTGGGATGTATTTCTTTATCTTCGGTCTTTCTAAAAAGATGCTGATCGCAGATCGTATTGCCTTGGTTGTCGACCCTTTGGTGAACAGTATGAGTATGACCTCAAACCTCGAAGCCTTGCTTGCAATGTTGGGTTATACGGTTCAGTTGTATTTCGATTTTAGCGGATATTCTGACATGGCAGTGGGGCTTGGATTGATGATGAACATCGATTTCCCGCAGAACTTCAATTCGCCGTATAAGTCTCGTTCGATCACCGAGTTCTGGCAGCGTTGGCATATTTCGTTGTCTTCTTGGTTGCGTGATTATCTATACATTTCCTTGGGGGGGAATCGCCAAGGGTCGGTGAAGACTTATCGCAATTTGTTTTTGACGATGGCGATTGGTGGGTTGTGGCATGGGGCTAATTGGACTTATCTTGTTTGGGGATGTTTCCATGGTGTCCTGTTGTTGATTGAGCGCTTCTTTAAAAATTTAGGCGTGAGCTTAAAACGTGTGCCAGCTTTGAGTTGGGCGATGACCTTCATATTGATCAATATTGGTTGGGTGTTTTTTAGAGCTCCCAGTGTCAGCACCGCTCTGATGTGGATTCGTAAGGCCTTGTTCATGACCAGCCAACACAGCTTCGATTTGACGTTTATTATGGCTAGAAACAAAGACCGTTTCTTTGTGGCTTTGGCTGTAGGGTTGCTGGCTGCTCTGTTAATGAAAAATACGTGGCAGTTTTCATTCAAGCCAAGCAAACGACGAGCACTGCTTTTAGGCTTTTTGCTTGCGTTGTGTTTGACCTATATGGGCGAAGAGTCGCCGTTTCTTTATTTCCAATTCTAA